The DNA segment CAGTTAAATTCCATCAAAATCAGGCATAATTGTTTGAAGTTTCTTACAAGTGGTAAAGTAAAGGATCTTTACGATGTTGATGAATCTACCATCCTATTCAAATTTTCAGATAGGGTGTCTGCATACGATGTCAAATTCAAACAGAGTATCCCTAGAAAGGGAGAAGTGTTATGCAAATTTGCAGAGTTTTGGTTTAATGAATTATCCGTACCAAATCATTTCATCAGAAGAGAGTCTGATACGGAAATAATTGTAAAAAAGATGAAGATGCTTCCAATAGAATGTGTGGTTAGAGGATATTTTTACGGTAGCTTGGTTAGCAGGTGGAAGGATGGTAATGTGAAGGTACCTGAAGGAACTGATACAACATTAGCTGCAAAACTTCCAGAACCTCTGTTTGATCCTACGACAAAATCTGAACACGATGTTCCAATCAACAAAACAAAAGCATTGGAGATGAATCTAGTTACTGAAGAACAATATGACTGGTTGGAGAAAACATCTATTGACATTTACAAAAAGATGGCTCAGATTGTAGACGGTGCAGGATTTATTCTAGCTGATTTGAAATTAGAATTTGGTTTACTTGATAATCAAATCATATTAGGTGATTCTATTGGACCTGATGAATATCGTTTATGGTCCAAAGATTCCTTTGAGGTTGGAAAAATACAAGAGGCATATGACAAACAACTGTTGCGTGATTGGTTGACTGCAAATGGATACCAAAAACAATTCGATGATCAACGTGATGCAGGAGAAGAACCTACTCCTCCTGAAATTCCACAAGCAATTATTTCAAAGATGACTCAACGCTATGTCATTGCATATGAGAAGATCACTGGATGTCTTCTGTAATTCTTATTGTTTGTTGATTCTTGACTAGAAGCTAACATTCAACTCGAATTTGATTTTTGACAATTCACAAAATATCTCTCTGATGGGGGATTTGGCGACATTGTTTCCAGGATCTGATATTTCTGATATTTTTTCAAATTTTTTAAACCGCTACAATAATTGTTCTATCTATATCATAATTATTGTAGCACTATCAATAATATTGGATATATTACAAGATTTATTGTACTGGTTATCTCATATTGATACCGCTACAACAGTTCTTAAAGTAAACAAAAATTGATGCGATTAGACAAAAAAATATGATACAAGGATCTTTTAGATCGGATTGAAAGGTAATCCTGTATGTCAACGCTACTAGAAAAGCAAATCAAAGTTAATCGTATTGTTACGACAAGTACTGAACACGCACGTGCAATTGAAGACCCTGCACGGGCAAAAATCGTGGAAATTTTGTACCATCAGGCATTATCAGCTGACCAGATTTCTACTGCTCTGAAAAAGACCGGATACAAAAAAGCACTAACTACCGTACGTCATCATTTAGAAATTCTAAAAGCCTCTGGATTGATTGAAATTGCTAGAATTGAAGAATCCCGTGGAGCCATCACAAAATTCTACAGTACATCTACAAAATTGTTAGATTTTCAGACTCCTGAAGATTTTGATTCCACATATTCCAAAATCATTAACAACACATCTGAAAAAATTGAGAAAATTCTCAAAGGTCTTACACCAAAGACTATCAAATCAAAAGGTAAGAAATCAGAAGAATACTCGCAATATTTGGTAATGGAGATTATGAATCGGGCAGTTACCAATGTTCTTGAAAAATCAAATAAAAAATGATCAGAGGGATCAATTCCTTCTCTAATTGTTAGAAACCGATCTAACTTTGATTTGTGATTTTTTTAATATTGTGCCAAAAAGAGCAGAAAAAATGCCTTTTTGAAAACAATCTTCCAAAACTATTATCAACGGTATACTTTATTGAAAAATAGATGGATGAGAAAGTAATCAAATTATTTTCAGAAAAAAACTTGGTCTTTATTGCAACTGTCATGAAAGATGGTTCACCACAGGTTTCCCCTGTTTGGGCAAATTACGAAGATGGATACGTGCTGGTCAATACTGCAGAGGGTCGAATAAAACACAAAAATGTTTTACGTGATTCGCGAGTTGCAGTTTCTGTTGTTTCAAAAGACAATCCACTTGACATGACAACCATTCGTGGTGTTGTAGAAGAGTTAATTCCTGATTATGATTACAAACATGCAGACAAACTTACACAGCAATACATGGGACGAGAACACTATCCTTTCAAATGTGATGATGAGAAAAGAGTAATTCTAAAAATAAAACCTAACAAAGTTTTTGTCTTGCCTGAATTGAAGATGAACGAGTAGCAATTTAGAATATTTCTAAACTCGAATTTAGAAACATAATACATTCAGTATGGTAAATAGAAAAAAGATAGCATAGACAGCTTAACGTCGACGTTTAGCTGCCTTTCTCTTTGGAGCGGCTTTGCGTTTAGAAGCAGCCTTTCTCTTAGGTGCTGCTTTTCTTTTAGCTGCCTTTCTCTTTGGAGCTGCTTTTTTAGCTGCAGTTTTTCTCTTTGGAGCGGCTCTGCGTTTTGCTGCTGCCTTTCTCTTTGGAGCTGCTTTTCGTTTAGCTGCAGTTTTACGTTTTGGAGCGGCTTTTCTTTTAGCTGCTTTTCTCTTAGGTGCTGCTTTAGCTGCATTTTTCCTTCGAGTTGCTGCTGCCTTTCTCTTACGTGCTGCTGCGGCTTTTAATGCTTCAGCTGCTGCTTTAGCTGCATTTCTCTTTCGAGTTCTTGCTGCTTTTTTAGCTGCTTCGGCTCTCTTGGCTTTGGATACTGCCATGATTGTTTGCAAAAATCATCGGTGTTATATGGTAAAAGTCACACATTACTACGCAGTATATAGAAAAATTTGACACATTTTTTGTTTTTTTGAAAATTACGATCAGCAATTTGTAATGCAAATCAAAGCTGTATCGACAGTTGATTGATCTTTTTGCGGACGAATAATTATTTTGTATTGTTTCTCTTCATCAAATGGAATATCAAACTGTGTTGTTCTTTCAATTGATTGATCGGGTTCTAACCATTCTAAAAGTAGGTCTTTGGATGAAAATTCTCCGTAAACTGCTTCGTGTTTCTGCTCTTTTTCATCAACAATGTATAATTGTCCTCCTGAAAACAGAGTTTTTTCATCACCAATGTTTTTTGCAGTGATCCCGATCATTACAAACGTGTTTTCAGGTGTAACTTGCTTGCTTCCTTCATGTGTTCCCTCAAAAGTTACCATATATTCTACTGGTCCAACAGTTACTGTTTCTCCAACTGTGGACTCTATGAAATTTGTCGTATATTGCGTATACATTATCATTGCAAATCCCATCGAAGCTATAATTGCTCCAATTACTATCACAACACCAATTCCGCCCATCATTCATCTTGGATTATTTTTGGTATATAGTTGAAACTGCTCTTTTTTGTACAAATTTGTACCAAAAAACCCTGGGGTATTTTGGTAAAATGAGATCAACTTATGAGTGTCATATATTCATTAGACATTCCGTTATTCTTTTATTTCCCATATTTGGGACTTGTATCAATGAATAAAACAGTATTCCTAGGAGTTACTTTTACTGTATTATTTACAGTAATGATGGTATCTCCGGTTGTTGCTGACGACAGCACTCATCTCGATATCGAAAAAGCAGAAGTCAAAGTAATTGATGATGGCTTTAAAGTAGAAATTGAGACTGGTGCAGAAATCCCTCAAGATGGTTCTGCAGGTGCATTTGGATATGGTGTTTTGACAGCTGGTGCCTCTAACGTACTAGCTATTACAACTCACAAATGTGCCTCTGATAGTTTTGAACAAGGTTCTGCTGATGACTGTGATGCAACTGTAGGTTTACTACGTCTATTTGGAGGAGATGAATCTGAACATAATGATGCTACTTTCCATCCACACATTTTAGATCTAAAAGCACCTGAAGAAGGTACTTTTTGTGCTGATGAAGGTACTCCATTTGAAGTAGATATTTCTGGAACTGTAAGTACTGGAAACAATGTTTCTCCTAGTGACTATGAATTGGAAGTAAAAGATGACAAAATTGGAGTCATTACTACCATGGATGAATCAAACGTTGATCCTGATGGAAGTGCTATTGCAATTGCATCTTTTAACATTATTCCAAATACAGATGAAGATGGTTTGATAACTCATCTTTGTGTTGCTGTTGATAACTTAGTTGAAGCAGAAATAGGCAAAGTAAACAAACACGGCAAATAAGCCGATTTTTTCTTTATTTTTTCATTAAATTAGAGGGGTTTAGCTTTTACGCACGACTCTAAAAGATCATACTAGTCTAGCTGGGAGAGCTTGGTAGAATTAGGGTTGCATATTGTATCCAGGCACAAGTGTTCAACCCCCCATCAAAACTCCTATTTTTGAAAATTTCACATTATGCCTAAACATGCTAATTTTCAGGGGGGGTTTAACGCCTAGGCTTAATTTTGTAAAATTATTATTTTAGAAAATTTTGTGTCATGATGGTAATCCCTTCCAAAATCTGTGAAAATAAATTAGATGTAAACAATCTGAACTGATCAAATACATCGTTTGTGGATTCAAATGATTCGTTTATTGCGGTTTCACTGATTTGCAGAACTAAATTTTTCACGTTTTACTTTGCTTAAATCCTGATTTTACTAATTGCTTGTGCATTTGGACACACATTTGATGTGAAATAAGGGGGGTTTAGAAGAAAAATTTAACTCAAAACCCTCTATTTTTAGTGTGATGTGACTCATTTCTTTCTATTTGTCTGTGACATACTGTGATATTTTATGATTGAAAAATGGATGTTCCCTAAAATACAGAATTTTAGGGCATCGTCATTTGTTTACTATTTGAATTCTTTTTGGACTGTTTTTACGATATAGTGTACTGCCAAGGCAAGCCCAATCATTTTAAAGAAATTATTCATTTGATTGGGCCTCCTTATTCTCATATGTTTCAAGAATTTCGTCTATCATTTTGAGGATGTTCAATTCTGAATTGCCTCCAATTTTGTAGTGTTTTCAAGCTGCAGTTTGCTGACCTTTACGTTTACGTTGATCTCAAAATTCTTTGTCGAATGTCTGAACAGTATATTGAAGGCGTTCATTTTACGAACACCATCAAACTAGCAATAACTGTCAAAACAAAAACCTTGTTCTTTGAAGCCTTGAATCTGAGAATTTGGCTTTCTATGAAACCTGCTTTTGGTTTACATATTGTTGTGTGTTTCGTTGTAAATTTTGTTGCTTTCATACTAGATAATTATGAAATTATAATAAAAGAGCCGCGTAGAACTGATAAATCGTCTATTTTTTTAAAATGTTTTTAACAAAAATCTAGCTGTTTTATCGTATTTTTCAGATACGCTATCTATTGCCTCAAGCATTGTTTGTTGATTGATGTTTTCCTTATCGTCTAAAACAACATAGACTCCGATTTTCTGTTTTCCATCTTCTGTGATGATTTTGTTAATTGCCTGAATTGAATAGCAAAAGTCTGCCACTTTTTTCTCAAATTTCTCCTTCTCTTCAGGACTAAATCCTAAATATCTTGCAATTTGGTTATTTTTCATTACAACTTTGGCCCCTATCACTAGAATTCCTGGTTGGCCTTTTGGTTCAAACACGTCTATTGGTATTCCATACTGTCCTGCATGTTTTACAAGAATTTGAAAATTATTTTCAGGATTTTTTACTTCTTCAAATGAGAGTCCCTCGTGAATTACCCACCTCTCAACATTATCTCGCATTCTGGATGCAGTCATAGAAAATATTCTAAACTAGTTCTATATGATTCTAAATGGGAATGATTCCCATGCTAAATTTAGAATGTTTCTAAATTCGAGTTTAGAAATATTGATTATCTTTACATGAAAAACAAGTTAATTTTTACTAGATGTTCACATTAAAACCTGAATCTAAATCAGGAATAGCTGCTCCAATGAACAAATTTAGTATAATTCCAAAAACCATAAAGGCAATTCCCAAATACAAACAATTTTTTGCTTTACGAGGATCATCTTTACGTAAAATAAAGAAAGCAATTATTCCTCCAATTACTCCGAAAAAAATTGGTAACAAAAACCAAACATTGCTTCTTATTTTCTCTGGATATGACATTATCTTCTATACCATTATTTTGCAATTATTGCTTTTTTCTGTAATTGTGTAATTTCAATTTCCACTGTCTCTAAGGGATCCTCTACTTGATTACGTCTGATTGAAAACATTTTTGGTTTTTCAAAGTCATCTGTACAATCTGGACATGCATAGACTAGTACTCTGTGTTCATTTGGTGCTTTTGGGTTTGATAGTCTTGGATAATACACTAATCTTGCGCCACAATCAACACAGTATCTGTTGGCCCTTCTAGTTCTGACCAATGTAAACCTCCTGCATTATTCTTAATGTGCGATCATCTATTAGATCTATGTTGTCTAATAGAGTAAACCAATTACTAACAACCGATCAATATTTCTAAATTCGAATTTAGAAATATGATTATTTTTATCTATTGTTTAAATTATATCTATATGAAAAAATATTTCAAAACTCGAGTTTAGAAATAAGAGCGCCTCCCACCAGACTTGAACTGGTGACCAACCGGTTAACAGCCGGTTGCTCTACCACGCTGAGCTAGGGAGGCACAAATTAAGACCTTGGCAAAAGTGATTTAATCTTTGCGACTATGCAAAAAAGACCAAAATTATAAAATGTTCAGTTAAATTTTGCAAAAAACTCTTTGATTTCTTTTGCATGACTTTCAACTAATGCTATAATTTCCAGATGTTCATCTGCTGTTGGTTCTCTTTGATGAACAATTTGAAATGCACTAAGTGCAGAACCTACCATTTCTCCAACAAAAAATCCACACAAAAAATCCCCTATGTTGCCACATTCCCAAGTTTCACCTATTCTTGGAGATGCTCCTGCAGATTTGTATAATTCTAATGTTTGTTGGATTAAATCAGTAGTTTGTTTTGAAAATTCAGGATCAAGGGTCATTTGTTAAATTTGAATTTTATTTTTCTATACCTTTATTCTTTTCAAATGAATAGATGCCGTCTAAGAAAACTCTATGATCTTTATTCTTCACTTTAGATTTTAGTTCAATGTTAGCTGCAGTTTGTGTAACGTCCGTCCAGACTTCTCCAGTTAAAATGACATCTTCCCCTTTAGGAATTACTTTGGTATTTCCTACACTATGTGTAATTCTTGGTGCACGTTCTCCTTGGAAATTTTCAATTAAGATTTTCTTCCCTTCAACTTTTACAGTAATTGGAAAGTGAGAAAACACAACTTTCATTTTAATTGTATATCCTGTAACTAGACCTTCACAGATATTTCTGATAATTGATCTTGCAGTATGTAAGATTGCATAGTCTTTTTTCTTTTGATTGATTGCTGTAAGCAAAACTTTTCCTTCGTTTACTTCTATGTTGATTGGAATGTTTCTGAAACTTTTGTGCGTTTTTCCTAATGGTCCAACAAAGGATACCATGTGTTTGTTTACTGTGACAGTCACCCCTTCAGGAATATCTACCTGATCTTTGAATTCTTCAATTTGTTTAGTAGACATATCCTATCAAAAATCCCCCAATTCCTTTTTGTGATGCTTCATGATGGGACATTACTCCTTGATTTGTTGTTACAAGAAGCATTCCTCTGTCATATGCAGGCAAATATTGTTGTTCCCAATTATTGTATTCATCGTTTTTGACTTTGAATCTTGGAGATATTGCTCCACATTTGTTAATTTTTGCTAATAATTTAATTTTGAATTTACCTCCTCTTTTGTCGTCAATATGCTCAAATTCTCCAATATAGCCATCTTTCTGAAGTGTTTTCAAAACTTCAATTCCTAACTTTGATGTTGGAAGAATTACGCAGTCTGACTTTCTTCTGGCTTCGTTGTTGTAAAGTGTGACAAATAGATTTGCTAAGATGTTTGTTGCTGGCATAGTATCTCACTTATTTTTCCTGAACCCTAAAGATGTTGCGACTTCTCTGAAGCATCGTCTACATAACATTAAATCATATTTTTGAATAACTGCGGTATAATCTCCACACCTTTTACACCATCTTGAACCTCTGCCAAAGTCATGTTTTTTTCTACCAGTTGCTTCGTAGGATCTATCTTTTGCCATTATGTTACGGTCACTCCAAATTCTTTTGTTAGATAATCCTTTGCCTCTTGACTTTTGATGACATGAGTTTTACCTACTCTTGCTTTATGTTTACTTCTAGTTCTAATTCCATATCCTGGTCTAGTCAATGTAATTGAAATCCCAAGACCTAAAATTCCTATTTGAGGATCGTATTTTACATCTGGTATGTCTATGTGTTCGTTAATTCCAAATGAAAAATTACCAAAATTATCAAATGATTTTCCGTTTACTGTGTTTCCTTTAGCTTCTAACAATCTTTTCAATAATGCTACTGCGTCATCACCTCTAATTGTAACAGCTACACCTATTGGTTCTCCTTTTCTAACTCCCCAGTCTCTATATGCTGCTTTAGCATTTCGTGTAGATGGTTTTTTCCCGGATATTTGTTCTAAAGCCTTTTGTGCGATATTGATGACGTCGCCGGATTTACCTAACCCCATGTTTAAAACAACTTTCTCTAAAGAGATTTTTTTCATTGGGGATTCTGTTACTTGAGACATATGATCACTTTAATTGAATTATTGGCTCCTTTTTTCCAATTGGCATAATAATGTCTGCAGGTATTTCGATTTTTCTATCTCCTAATGATAAGATGACTCTTTTAGGTAGAATGAAAGTTCCTTTTTCAATGGTTTCAATTTTTCCAATCTGTCCTGCGTTGTTTCCTCGTGTAACTAAACCTTGACAACCTGTTTCTAGTTTGATGATCTCGATAATTTTTTGATCTGGAATTTGTATTAGACAACTATCACCTACATTTACTTTAGCATCTGAAATCGTTGAACGACCATCATGGAATCCAATCTGTTGTCTTCCTTTGCTGATTGTTGTTTTACTTGTTACTCTTACAAGTTTTTTCGATTTTTCTGATTCATTAATCTTAATTGGTTTTAGTAATTTCTCTTCAGTTGGAACTAGACGATAAATGTCTGAAACATCTTGTAGTTCTATAACATC comes from the Candidatus Nitrosopumilus sediminis genome and includes:
- the purC gene encoding phosphoribosylaminoimidazolesuccinocarboxamide synthase, which produces MKFLTSGKVKDLYDVDESTILFKFSDRVSAYDVKFKQSIPRKGEVLCKFAEFWFNELSVPNHFIRRESDTEIIVKKMKMLPIECVVRGYFYGSLVSRWKDGNVKVPEGTDTTLAAKLPEPLFDPTTKSEHDVPINKTKALEMNLVTEEQYDWLEKTSIDIYKKMAQIVDGAGFILADLKLEFGLLDNQIILGDSIGPDEYRLWSKDSFEVGKIQEAYDKQLLRDWLTANGYQKQFDDQRDAGEEPTPPEIPQAIISKMTQRYVIAYEKITGCLL
- a CDS encoding helix-turn-helix domain-containing protein, which codes for MSTLLEKQIKVNRIVTTSTEHARAIEDPARAKIVEILYHQALSADQISTALKKTGYKKALTTVRHHLEILKASGLIEIARIEESRGAITKFYSTSTKLLDFQTPEDFDSTYSKIINNTSEKIEKILKGLTPKTIKSKGKKSEEYSQYLVMEIMNRAVTNVLEKSNKK
- a CDS encoding PPOX class F420-dependent oxidoreductase, whose protein sequence is MDEKVIKLFSEKNLVFIATVMKDGSPQVSPVWANYEDGYVLVNTAEGRIKHKNVLRDSRVAVSVVSKDNPLDMTTIRGVVEELIPDYDYKHADKLTQQYMGREHYPFKCDDEKRVILKIKPNKVFVLPELKMNE
- a CDS encoding DUF4352 domain-containing protein; its protein translation is MGGIGVVIVIGAIIASMGFAMIMYTQYTTNFIESTVGETVTVGPVEYMVTFEGTHEGSKQVTPENTFVMIGITAKNIGDEKTLFSGGQLYIVDEKEQKHEAVYGEFSSKDLLLEWLEPDQSIERTTQFDIPFDEEKQYKIIIRPQKDQSTVDTALICITNC
- a CDS encoding DUF2299 family protein → MTASRMRDNVERWVIHEGLSFEEVKNPENNFQILVKHAGQYGIPIDVFEPKGQPGILVIGAKVVMKNNQIARYLGFSPEEKEKFEKKVADFCYSIQAINKIITEDGKQKIGVYVVLDDKENINQQTMLEAIDSVSEKYDKTARFLLKTF
- a CDS encoding 50S ribosomal protein L6, whose translation is MSTKQIEEFKDQVDIPEGVTVTVNKHMVSFVGPLGKTHKSFRNIPINIEVNEGKVLLTAINQKKKDYAILHTARSIIRNICEGLVTGYTIKMKVVFSHFPITVKVEGKKILIENFQGERAPRITHSVGNTKVIPKGEDVILTGEVWTDVTQTAANIELKSKVKNKDHRVFLDGIYSFEKNKGIEK
- a CDS encoding 30S ribosomal protein S8; translation: MPATNILANLFVTLYNNEARRKSDCVILPTSKLGIEVLKTLQKDGYIGEFEHIDDKRGGKFKIKLLAKINKCGAISPRFKVKNDEYNNWEQQYLPAYDRGMLLVTTNQGVMSHHEASQKGIGGFLIGYVY
- a CDS encoding 30S ribosomal protein S14, producing MAKDRSYEATGRKKHDFGRGSRWCKRCGDYTAVIQKYDLMLCRRCFREVATSLGFRKNK
- a CDS encoding 50S ribosomal protein L5, encoding MSQVTESPMKKISLEKVVLNMGLGKSGDVINIAQKALEQISGKKPSTRNAKAAYRDWGVRKGEPIGVAVTIRGDDAVALLKRLLEAKGNTVNGKSFDNFGNFSFGINEHIDIPDVKYDPQIGILGLGISITLTRPGYGIRTRSKHKARVGKTHVIKSQEAKDYLTKEFGVTVT
- a CDS encoding 30S ribosomal protein S4e → MVSISGSKKLKRQMAPQFWGITRKDKRFVITVKPGPHKKNHSVPTAVFLRDMLNIVTSLREAKSAIYSGRVKIDGVVRKSLHHAIGLMDVIELQDVSDIYRLVPTEEKLLKPIKINESEKSKKLVRVTSKTTISKGRQQIGFHDGRSTISDAKVNVGDSCLIQIPDQKIIEIIKLETGCQGLVTRGNNAGQIGKIETIEKGTFILPKRVILSLGDRKIEIPADIIMPIGKKEPIIQLK